The following DNA comes from Methanosarcina vacuolata Z-761.
AACTGACCAATGTCTGGAAAATTTATCAGATGGGGGAAGTTGAATTTGCAGCCCTTAAAGGAATAAATCTTGAAATTTACGAAGGTGAATTTCTGATCATTCTTGGTCCCAGTGGAAGTGGAAAAAGTACGATGATGAATCTGCTGGGCTGCCTGGATATACCATCAAAAGGCACTGTTTGCCTGAATTCTAAAGATATCTCAGAACTTGACGAATCCGAACTCGCCATTATCCGAGGACAGATGATTGGTTTCATATTCCAGAGCTTTAACCTCCTCTCCACACTCAGTACAGAAGAAAACGTGCTCTTACCGATGGAATTTCAGGAAGATGATCGACAAATGGCCCGACAAAAAGCCTCATATCTGCTTGACATTGTCGGACTCTCAAATAAGAAAGGAAACCTCCCTTCCCAGCTTTCAGGCGGACAGAAGCAGAGAGTTGCAATAGCCCGTTCCCTGGCTGTAAACCCGCCTATAATCCTGGCAGATGAGCCTACAGGAAACCTGGACAGTAAGACTGGTGATTATATTCTGGATTTTCTGGATGGGCTTCACCAAAGAGACGGTAAGACGATTATTATTGTTACTCATGACATCGAACTTGTAAGATATGCAACAAGGGTTGTGTACATAAGAGACGGTGAGATTGAAAAAATCGAGACCCGTTCTAAAAACGAACCTGATATGAAAAACGAACCTGATACGAAAAACGAACCTGATACGAAAAACGAACCTGATACGAAAAACGAACCTGATACGAAAAACGAACTTGATACGAAAAATGAACCTAATACGAAAAACGAACTTGATACGAAAAACGAACTAAATACAGAAAATGAACCAAGTATAAAAAAAGAACCAGATCTGGAGTGAGGAATAAAAATGAGAAAATTTTCTTTGCTAACATTTTTACTACTGCTTTCAACGTTCCTATGCCTGGGAGCAGGCACAGCGTTGGGAGCATCAAACGGTAACATAAACTCTGCCGCTGTGCAGGTAAATGTAACTAATCAAAACCCTGATACTGCCAGGCCTGGAGAGCCTGTTGAACTTACTCTCAGCGTGCAGAATATAGGAAACAATAACCTCAAAGACATTAAGGTTACACTCAATCCGGAATATCCTTTCAGTAAACTTTCCGGAGAAGACCTTGAAAAAAGTATCTCTTATCTAAATGCAAGACAGGAAGATGATGATGCTGGAGTTCTTAAATTCAAACTCATGACCGATTCCAACGCATCTGAAGGCACGTATGATCTTGATATAGTCACCACTTATACGAGTGGATCAGGGTCTGATGAAAAGACTTACACTACTACAAAAACAGTTCAGTTAGAAGTTCAGGGTAAAGAATATGCTCAGGTTGTGACCGTAAGTAAGGCTGATATTGATATAGCAAAGGAAGAACCTCTAGAGTTTATTGTTACGAACACAGGGACTTCACCTTTGAAAAACCTGGTTTTCTCCTGGACTGATCCTAAAGGCGTGGTTTTGCCTGTATACTCTGATAACACAAAACACATCAAATATCTGGAAGCAGGTCAATCAGTAACCGTTTCTTACTCGGTAATGGCAGATGTGAATGCTGATCCGGGACTTTATACCTTGAATGTGAATCTTTCGTATGAAGATGCTGACTCTAATTCGAAGAATATTCAGACCACAGCAGGACTTTTTGTAGGAGGAACAACGGATTTCGATGTTTCATTCTCGGAAACTAGTGCGGGAGAGACTTCCTTTTCAGTTGCAAATGTAGGTAATAACATAGCATATGCTGTGAAAGTATCCATTCCAGATCAAGATGGGTACAAAGTTTCAGGAAGTTCGTCAACAATTGTAGGAAATCTGGAGAAAGGAGATTACACAATTGCTTCATTTGATGTTTCGAATTCACAGAGTGGTGCAGGAGGAAATACAACCGAAAATGGCCCAGGAACACCTTCAGATTCTTCACAAGATAGTGCTAACGGTGCAAGCTCAACCTCTATGAGTTCCTCCGATCCACTGAAGGTCCAGATTGAGTATACGGATGCAAAAGGGGAAAGGGAAACTGTTACTAAAGAAGTTAATCTCGAGACTACAACATCAGGAAATATGACTGCAGCAGGAGGCCCGGGAGGCCCAGGTAGTAGCGCTGGAATTAGTTCTTACCTGCCATACATCGGCCTGCTTGTCCTTGCAGGTGGAGTATTCGTTTATCGCAGGAAGATACACGAAAAGATACAGGCAATGAAAGCAAAAAAAGCCGGGTACAAAAAGCCTGAAGACCAGAAGATCTAAAAAACAGTATCACTAGCAAATGGAAGGATGCAAGATGAGACAATCAACCTACCTGAAAATGGGTCTGAACATGCTAGTACACAGTAAGCTCCGAAGTTGGCTGACCATTATCGGGATAGTTATAGGGATCGGATCTGTTGTTGGCATCCTCTCCCTCGGGGACGCTATGCAAGAGCAGGTTCAGAGCAGGCTTTCCGAGATGGATCTGACAAAAATTACAATAAGCCCGGGTTATACCAAAGCATCCTCGAATATGCCTGGGCCCGGAGGAATGGGAGGTACGACAACAGATGTTGAATTAACTGATACGGATATTGCGGCACTTCGAGGGTTGAATAATATATCATATATAGAAGGAGAGATTAGCGGCAGTGTGCCAGTGATATATGCAGCGCAAAATGCAACCCTTTCAATCACAGGTGTAGACCCACAGGTCTGGCAATATATGACCACTTTAACGACACAGTCCGGAAGATTGCTCGAGCCATCTGACAAGTATGTCGCAGTCATCGGAAGTGGCGTTGCAAGTGGAATTTATGATCAGGACATCGGAGTTAACCAGGTAATAACTATAAATGGTAAAGCAGTGCGTGTTGTTGGGATTCTGTCAGAAGAAGGTGAAGGTGACAGAAGTATCTACATGCCTATCGATGGAGCAGTAACCCTGATCGATGATGCAGAAAATGGTGTTTATGATTCCATTTCTATAAAAGCTAAGAGTGAAGATGCAGTAGACAGCCTGACCGAAGATATTGTGGATAAGCTCATGATCTCAA
Coding sequences within:
- a CDS encoding COG1361 S-layer family protein, whose translation is MRKFSLLTFLLLLSTFLCLGAGTALGASNGNINSAAVQVNVTNQNPDTARPGEPVELTLSVQNIGNNNLKDIKVTLNPEYPFSKLSGEDLEKSISYLNARQEDDDAGVLKFKLMTDSNASEGTYDLDIVTTYTSGSGSDEKTYTTTKTVQLEVQGKEYAQVVTVSKADIDIAKEEPLEFIVTNTGTSPLKNLVFSWTDPKGVVLPVYSDNTKHIKYLEAGQSVTVSYSVMADVNADPGLYTLNVNLSYEDADSNSKNIQTTAGLFVGGTTDFDVSFSETSAGETSFSVANVGNNIAYAVKVSIPDQDGYKVSGSSSTIVGNLEKGDYTIASFDVSNSQSGAGGNTTENGPGTPSDSSQDSANGASSTSMSSSDPLKVQIEYTDAKGERETVTKEVNLETTTSGNMTAAGGPGGPGSSAGISSYLPYIGLLVLAGGVFVYRRKIHEKIQAMKAKKAGYKKPEDQKI
- a CDS encoding ABC transporter permease; this encodes MRQSTYLKMGLNMLVHSKLRSWLTIIGIVIGIGSVVGILSLGDAMQEQVQSRLSEMDLTKITISPGYTKASSNMPGPGGMGGTTTDVELTDTDIAALRGLNNISYIEGEISGSVPVIYAAQNATLSITGVDPQVWQYMTTLTTQSGRLLEPSDKYVAVIGSGVASGIYDQDIGVNQVITINGKAVRVVGILSEEGEGDRSIYMPIDGAVTLIDDAENGVYDSISIKAKSEDAVDSLTEDIVDKLMISRHIVSDDDRDFSVSASKSMAESVTEMTSSMTLFLSAIAAVSLLVGAVGIANTMFTSVLEKTKEIGTMKAIGAKNRDILMIFIFNSAMVGLVGGILGDVLGACVSTLFPMLGLQMMGGGGSSSIYFAPDLMAMGLGLAVLIGVISGVVPAYRASKLKPVDALRYE